One stretch of Siphonobacter curvatus DNA includes these proteins:
- a CDS encoding glycoside hydrolase family 130 protein encodes MTFHERLAQLQEAHDRLLRRPNVKADLGNGLFDRYQYPIVTAAHTPLFWRYDLNPQTNPFLMERFGINATFNAGAIKVEDKYLLILRVEGLDRKSFFAVAESPNGIDQFQFWEYPITMPETDEPDVNVYDMRVVQHEDGWIYGLFCTERKDPAACPGDESAAIAQCGIARTRDLKTWERLPDLQTPSPQQRNVVLHPEWVAGKYAFYTRPQDGFIQAGTGGGIALGLADSMEKAIITQETLLDPKDYHTVYEVKNGQGPAPLKTALGWLHLAHGVRNTAAGLRYVLYTFLTDLHDLTKVIYKPAGYLLAPEGDERIGDVSNVVFSNGWILDDDGTVFIYYGSSDTRMHVATTTLDRLLDYVIHTPSDGMRSAASVQRLTALIDRNKALTN; translated from the coding sequence ATGACTTTTCATGAACGGCTTGCTCAGTTGCAGGAAGCCCACGATAGATTGCTCAGACGTCCCAACGTGAAGGCAGATCTGGGGAATGGTTTGTTTGACCGCTATCAATATCCCATCGTAACGGCTGCCCATACGCCGCTTTTCTGGCGGTATGATCTGAATCCCCAAACCAATCCGTTTCTGATGGAACGTTTCGGGATCAATGCCACCTTCAATGCCGGGGCCATCAAAGTAGAAGATAAGTATCTACTGATTCTGCGAGTGGAAGGACTGGATCGGAAATCATTCTTTGCCGTGGCCGAAAGCCCCAACGGAATCGATCAATTTCAGTTTTGGGAGTATCCCATTACCATGCCCGAAACCGATGAACCGGACGTCAATGTGTACGACATGCGGGTAGTACAGCACGAAGACGGCTGGATTTATGGCCTGTTCTGTACCGAACGCAAAGATCCCGCCGCTTGTCCGGGTGATGAGTCAGCGGCCATTGCCCAGTGCGGCATCGCCCGAACCCGTGACTTGAAAACCTGGGAGCGATTACCTGATCTTCAAACCCCCTCGCCTCAGCAACGCAACGTGGTACTACATCCTGAATGGGTGGCCGGTAAGTACGCATTTTACACCCGGCCGCAGGATGGATTCATTCAGGCGGGTACGGGCGGAGGGATTGCCCTGGGCCTGGCTGATTCGATGGAAAAAGCCATCATTACTCAGGAAACGTTGCTCGATCCGAAAGACTATCATACGGTATACGAAGTCAAAAACGGGCAGGGACCGGCTCCGCTGAAAACGGCACTGGGCTGGCTTCATCTGGCTCATGGGGTACGAAATACGGCGGCCGGTTTGCGGTATGTGCTGTATACATTCCTGACGGATCTACACGATCTGACGAAGGTGATTTACAAACCAGCGGGTTACCTATTGGCTCCAGAAGGAGACGAACGGATCGGCGATGTATCGAACGTGGTTTTCTCCAACGGCTGGATTCTGGACGACGATGGTACGGTATTCATCTACTACGGCTCGTCCGACACCCGTATGCACGTGGCAACAACCACGCTCGACCGATTGCTTGACTATGTGATACATACGCCGTCGGACGGTATGCGATCGGCGGCTTCGGTGCAGCGATTGACGGCTTTAATTGATCGGAATAAAGCCTTAACCAACTAA
- a CDS encoding DUF6607 family protein, producing MKRFIFTLTLGSLLSTAFAQKSADIQAIKGQCGCHAITFKYAETFSPNREYKFKDRKEMGALEYVFVDEETPNKLVLMHLLVINDSTIIKHWREDWKFQNTDLLAYEQDAEWKYKALTAPQAKGQWTQQVFEVDDSPRYEGSATWFHADGRHVWDNTTDAPLPRREYTTRNDYNVMRRGNRIVITDYGYLHDQDNAKVLRTPDGEKIIAYEKGINDYHRVKEAACNSAKDWWTKHRTFWVDVRNVWGDLIAQKKGIQLEKKVDGKSLNQSLDDLSAAYLKAPKATAANKAEIKATIQKFLKNKELVGMK from the coding sequence ATGAAACGCTTTATCTTTACCCTAACCTTGGGCAGCCTGCTTAGTACTGCCTTTGCTCAAAAATCAGCTGACATTCAGGCGATCAAAGGTCAGTGCGGCTGTCACGCCATCACTTTTAAATACGCTGAAACGTTCTCTCCCAACCGCGAATACAAATTCAAGGACCGAAAAGAAATGGGTGCGTTGGAATACGTGTTCGTGGATGAAGAAACGCCCAATAAATTAGTACTGATGCATCTGCTGGTTATCAACGATAGCACCATCATTAAACACTGGCGGGAAGACTGGAAATTCCAGAATACTGATCTGTTGGCGTACGAACAGGACGCGGAGTGGAAATACAAAGCTCTAACCGCCCCTCAGGCCAAGGGCCAGTGGACGCAACAGGTTTTTGAAGTAGACGATAGTCCCCGCTACGAAGGCTCCGCCACCTGGTTTCACGCCGATGGCCGCCATGTCTGGGACAATACCACCGACGCTCCCCTGCCCCGCCGCGAGTACACCACTCGCAACGATTACAACGTGATGCGTCGCGGCAATCGCATCGTTATCACTGACTACGGTTACCTGCACGATCAGGACAATGCCAAAGTCCTACGTACCCCCGACGGCGAGAAAATCATTGCCTACGAAAAAGGCATTAATGATTACCACCGCGTCAAAGAAGCGGCTTGTAACTCAGCGAAAGACTGGTGGACGAAACACCGGACGTTCTGGGTGGATGTTCGGAATGTCTGGGGGGACCTGATTGCCCAGAAAAAAGGCATTCAACTGGAAAAGAAAGTCGACGGTAAGAGCCTTAACCAGTCGCTGGATGACCTTTCGGCGGCATACCTGAAAGCTCCGAAAGCGACAGCCGCGAACAAGGCCGAAATCAAAGCTACGATTCAGAAGTTTTTGAAAAATAAGGAGTTAGTAGGTATGAAGTAA
- a CDS encoding DUF6686 family protein codes for MHQSHCFRTLTQQENGYIGYCEGCQTYNLAFNNILLIFNAEDFQYFLEMLQERCNMSYFSTSHGKEIIMRSPVLNLNILLAESELEELINMMQEVNLIVEAHKILYTSSLD; via the coding sequence ATGCACCAATCTCATTGTTTCCGTACCCTCACGCAACAGGAAAATGGCTACATCGGCTACTGCGAAGGTTGTCAGACGTACAACTTGGCTTTCAATAATATCTTACTGATTTTCAACGCCGAAGATTTCCAGTATTTTCTGGAAATGCTCCAGGAGCGGTGCAACATGAGCTACTTTTCCACCTCGCACGGCAAAGAAATTATCATGCGGTCGCCGGTATTGAATCTGAATATTCTGCTCGCTGAATCGGAGCTGGAAGAACTAATTAATATGATGCAGGAAGTGAATCTGATTGTGGAAGCTCATAAAATTCTGTATACCAGTTCACTTGACTAA
- a CDS encoding heavy-metal-associated domain-containing protein, whose translation MKRICFQTNLNSPLGIQAVKESLGQLGITRFSIDFLTQSLEVFSEWIAPERIIEALKRTGVNCKLRDIKTPFLAD comes from the coding sequence ATGAAAAGAATCTGTTTTCAAACGAATTTGAATTCTCCCTTGGGAATTCAAGCGGTGAAAGAAAGTCTGGGTCAACTGGGTATCACCCGATTTAGCATTGACTTTCTGACGCAGTCGCTGGAGGTATTTAGTGAATGGATTGCTCCCGAGCGGATTATAGAAGCTTTGAAGCGTACCGGCGTGAACTGTAAACTTCGGGACATCAAAACGCCTTTCCTGGCCGATTAA
- a CDS encoding SDR family oxidoreductase, which produces MKRLENQVAVITNGTQSAATTLAEILRNEGAKVLLVDEDKEALQEAMHRLGVGSGDDLGYTIGSSESGPSAYAQQAIERFGKVDLFIALSSLS; this is translated from the coding sequence ATGAAACGTTTAGAAAATCAGGTAGCCGTCATTACGAATGGCACTCAAAGTGCAGCCACTACGCTGGCCGAAATTCTCCGCAATGAAGGAGCCAAAGTATTATTGGTAGACGAAGACAAAGAAGCTTTGCAAGAAGCCATGCATCGACTGGGCGTTGGCAGTGGGGATGATCTGGGTTATACCATAGGTTCCAGTGAATCAGGTCCCTCAGCGTATGCTCAACAAGCCATTGAGCGTTTTGGCAAAGTAGATCTGTTCATTGCCTTGTCATCGCTTTCCTAG
- a CDS encoding O-succinylhomoserine sulfhydrylase yields the protein MASKETLAIRAQAERSHNREHSVPLYLTSSFTFDDAEMGRAMFADEIAGNVYSRYSNPNVDEFIRKVCLLEGGEEGIAFASGMAAIFATFAGSLQAGDHVVASKALFGSAIQILNKIMPKWGVTTTFVEGHDLSQWEAATQENTKFYFCESPSNPGLELTDLRALSAIAKRHQVVLAVDNCFATPVIQNPIELGADLVMHSATKYMDGQGRVLGGILVGRKDLIEPIRFFARHTGPALSPFNAWVLSKSLETLFVRMRAHSENALTLARTLEGNAALQAVHYPFLESHPQYELAKQQMKYGGAILTLEVKGGFKAVNALTQHLEIASISPNLGDTRTILTHPASTTHSKLSKEERAEVGITDGLVRVAVGLENIDDLIEDFQQALAKVAASQEAATV from the coding sequence ATGGCATCGAAAGAAACACTAGCAATCCGGGCTCAGGCGGAACGTTCACACAACCGCGAGCACTCGGTTCCCTTATACTTAACGTCCAGTTTTACCTTCGACGACGCCGAAATGGGTCGGGCCATGTTTGCCGATGAGATTGCGGGCAACGTGTATTCCCGGTACTCCAACCCCAACGTGGACGAGTTTATCCGTAAGGTTTGTTTACTGGAAGGCGGCGAAGAAGGGATCGCTTTTGCTTCCGGTATGGCGGCCATTTTCGCCACGTTTGCTGGAAGCCTTCAGGCGGGTGATCACGTAGTTGCTTCGAAAGCTTTATTTGGTTCCGCCATTCAGATTCTAAACAAGATTATGCCGAAATGGGGCGTAACGACTACGTTTGTTGAGGGCCACGACCTCTCGCAATGGGAAGCGGCTACGCAGGAAAATACGAAATTTTATTTCTGTGAAAGTCCATCAAATCCTGGTTTAGAGCTGACCGATTTACGGGCCTTATCAGCCATTGCGAAACGTCATCAGGTCGTACTGGCCGTTGACAACTGTTTCGCCACGCCCGTTATTCAGAATCCGATTGAACTCGGGGCCGATCTGGTGATGCACTCGGCTACGAAATATATGGATGGCCAGGGTCGCGTGCTGGGGGGTATTCTGGTCGGCCGGAAAGACCTGATCGAGCCTATTCGTTTCTTCGCCCGTCATACGGGTCCGGCTTTATCGCCGTTCAATGCCTGGGTACTGTCGAAGAGTCTGGAAACGCTGTTTGTCCGCATGCGGGCTCATAGTGAAAACGCTCTTACGCTCGCTCGAACCCTGGAAGGCAATGCGGCTTTACAAGCGGTGCATTATCCCTTCCTGGAAAGTCATCCGCAGTACGAACTGGCGAAACAGCAGATGAAATACGGCGGGGCGATCCTGACACTGGAAGTAAAAGGCGGGTTTAAGGCGGTTAATGCGTTGACGCAGCACCTCGAAATTGCTTCGATCTCTCCGAACTTAGGTGATACACGTACTATTCTGACCCACCCCGCGAGTACAACGCATTCCAAATTAAGTAAAGAAGAACGGGCCGAAGTAGGCATTACCGATGGTCTCGTACGGGTTGCGGTAGGTCTGGAAAATATTGACGATCTGATTGAAGATTTTCAGCAGGCTTTAGCCAAAGTAGCGGCTTCGCAGGAAGCTGCTACAGTTTAA
- a CDS encoding Lrp/AsnC family transcriptional regulator — translation MDQLDPIDRRILSLLQTNAFISNKELAQEVGLSLTPVHERVKRLEREGYLKGYVALVDRRKIGRSLIAFCQVSLKEHTQAFIQEFEAKIGSLPEVMECYNIAGPYDYLLKVIVKDMDDYRRFVVEQLAALAHIGGPQSVFVMAEIKVTTALPVD, via the coding sequence ATGGATCAACTCGACCCCATTGACCGACGGATTCTGTCGCTCTTACAAACCAATGCCTTCATTTCCAATAAAGAGCTGGCTCAGGAAGTAGGGCTTTCGCTGACGCCCGTGCACGAACGGGTCAAACGCCTGGAACGTGAAGGCTACTTAAAAGGATATGTCGCTTTGGTTGATCGTCGCAAAATAGGACGCAGCCTGATTGCCTTCTGCCAGGTCTCATTGAAGGAACATACCCAGGCCTTTATTCAGGAATTTGAGGCAAAAATTGGTAGTCTGCCAGAAGTGATGGAGTGTTACAACATCGCCGGGCCATATGACTATTTATTGAAAGTGATCGTGAAAGATATGGACGATTACCGCCGCTTCGTAGTCGAACAACTCGCGGCCCTGGCCCACATTGGCGGTCCGCAAAGCGTATTCGTAATGGCTGAAATCAAGGTTACTACGGCCTTACCCGTTGACTAG
- a CDS encoding DUF2490 domain-containing protein: MTKLRVSFKFWACLLLGTTAYAQTSLTPAAPWGSWFIGTLILPGGDKKWGGFAEVQARSNGVFRQFFYNEMKGGVTYDINKNFTVGMAGGRYATYDFQDLSAGPLNTEGRMWEQLIINQYLDRLRFEHRYRVEQRWFTFRDGTHPYRNRIRYRLNMFIPLNNKSIKDKTYFISIFDEIFLNPKGPTFERNRLFAGIGYQFNKHWTAQIGWVNQTNYSPASFDKGIFTPIAHSGKNNIFISWTYRLNSLGSAEKLPSSVD; the protein is encoded by the coding sequence GTGACTAAGCTACGCGTATCTTTCAAGTTTTGGGCCTGTCTGTTGCTGGGCACCACGGCCTATGCCCAAACCTCTTTAACGCCCGCCGCTCCTTGGGGAAGCTGGTTTATTGGTACCCTTATACTACCCGGTGGAGATAAAAAATGGGGCGGTTTTGCCGAAGTACAGGCTCGTAGTAATGGTGTCTTCCGTCAGTTTTTTTACAATGAAATGAAGGGTGGGGTTACCTACGACATCAATAAAAATTTTACGGTAGGAATGGCCGGTGGAAGGTACGCTACCTACGATTTTCAGGATCTGTCGGCGGGTCCGTTGAATACGGAAGGTCGGATGTGGGAACAGCTGATTATCAATCAGTACCTAGATCGCTTGCGTTTTGAGCACCGTTACCGCGTGGAACAACGCTGGTTTACGTTTCGGGATGGTACGCATCCGTATCGCAATCGAATTCGCTATCGATTGAACATGTTCATTCCGCTCAACAACAAGAGTATAAAGGATAAGACCTACTTCATTTCCATATTTGATGAGATTTTCCTAAACCCCAAAGGCCCTACGTTTGAGCGGAATCGTCTTTTTGCGGGAATTGGTTACCAGTTCAATAAACACTGGACTGCCCAGATCGGCTGGGTGAATCAGACCAATTATAGTCCGGCGAGTTTCGACAAGGGGATCTTTACGCCCATTGCCCATTCCGGAAAAAACAACATATTCATTTCTTGGACGTACCGTCTGAATAGTCTGGGGTCCGCCGAAAAGTTACCCTCTTCGGTCGATTAA
- a CDS encoding DUF1684 domain-containing protein encodes MTYRSILFAASSLLLASFRPISDDPAYKTRLEEWHQKRVASLKREDGWLNLAGLFWLKEGENTVGSAADNKVVFPGGTAHLGTFQLKNGVVQFTPTSDAVVTIDGQKATGTQIIFTADTKPNTVQHESLKWVVIKRGDQYGIRLRDLESEQLKNFHGIERFAVNEKYRVTARLEKPSTPKTVAITNILGQTSDQPLAGTLVFELEGKTYRLDATGEEKLFVVFGDETNKKDTYGAGRFLYADQPSADGTTVLDFNQAINPPCAFTPYATCPLPPKQNKLAVRIPAGEKRFGDH; translated from the coding sequence ATGACTTATCGTTCTATTCTTTTTGCGGCTTCGAGTCTGTTACTGGCTTCATTCCGCCCGATTTCCGACGATCCGGCTTATAAGACCCGATTAGAAGAATGGCATCAAAAACGCGTCGCTTCGTTGAAACGCGAAGATGGCTGGCTTAATCTAGCGGGTTTATTCTGGCTCAAAGAAGGAGAAAATACGGTAGGCAGTGCTGCTGACAACAAAGTGGTTTTTCCCGGAGGAACTGCCCATCTAGGTACGTTTCAACTGAAGAACGGAGTCGTACAGTTTACGCCAACCTCCGATGCCGTGGTGACAATAGATGGACAAAAGGCTACGGGTACGCAGATCATTTTTACTGCTGATACCAAGCCTAATACCGTACAGCATGAGTCGCTAAAATGGGTGGTGATCAAACGCGGCGACCAATACGGCATTCGTTTGCGTGACTTGGAAAGCGAACAGTTGAAAAACTTCCATGGCATCGAACGCTTCGCCGTCAACGAAAAGTACCGGGTTACGGCTCGTCTGGAAAAACCCAGTACGCCCAAAACCGTAGCCATTACCAATATTCTGGGGCAAACTTCCGATCAGCCGCTGGCGGGTACACTAGTTTTCGAACTCGAAGGAAAAACCTACCGGCTCGACGCTACGGGTGAAGAGAAACTTTTTGTTGTATTTGGAGACGAAACAAACAAAAAGGACACCTACGGAGCAGGCCGCTTCTTATACGCCGACCAGCCGAGTGCCGATGGTACGACGGTGCTGGATTTCAATCAGGCTATCAACCCACCCTGTGCTTTTACGCCTTACGCCACCTGCCCGCTGCCGCCCAAGCAAAACAAACTGGCCGTACGGATTCCGGCGGGGGAAAAGCGATTTGGCGATCATTAA